Sequence from the Platichthys flesus chromosome 2, fPlaFle2.1, whole genome shotgun sequence genome:
AGGACTATGTTATTTATACTAAGAGACGTCGAACACTCCTCAGGTTGTGTTGTTATAGACTGGATATGTAGACTGGATAAAGTGACCGGATATAAAAATATGCCACCCTTCGTTTTCACCAACTTGTTGATGCTCCGCCTTTTATGAGACGTTCACGTGATTATTCCCAGTCAGGAATTATTTGAGGTCATCTCACTGGtccgtcctcttcctctgtcgtCTCCCCGGAGATGTGCGTGGTTGACTGAGCTCTTCAACGGGACTTTCCATCGCACTCGGGAGGACTTCGGTGGTAAGATCCCTCTGTGAATATGACCCGGTGGTGAATCTGGAGGGTCACGTGTTCCTCTGagtgaaaacagacaaatatgGACTTTGCACTGGAGCTCTTTTAGCCCACCCCTGACGTGTTCATTGAAAAGGAATGAGCAACTTTCCTTTACATCCAGAACGTCATTGAACTATGTTAAATATGTCTGTAGATTAATTTTAGCAAGATGCATACTAACCATTGACTCAATGATAACACACGTATCTGAGATTTGGGGGGCTTAATCTACAATTGTCGACATGTATGTGTTGCAATGAAAAAGTTCCCTTCGTCAGCATTTTAACTTGTTTGCAGAAACAGCTGGTCTTGTATAATTATCATACTTTAGTGCAGAAGTATTTTCTAAATTCTTTGCATTGAAACAGTATTGCATTTTTATACTGAGAAAGGTATGTTAATTAACTCAGAGGTTAAGcctaaattcaatcaaattttatttgtatagtgacAAATCTTAACATACAATAtatcaaggcactttacatagtaaaGTGGAGACCTTCAAATTATAGAGGAACCCAGTTGTTCCCACAATGATCAAGCACGCGAAATAACTCCcccattaactggaagaaacctctagcagagtgaggagagagacCAGTACAAGTTATGTAACCATCTTATCGTCACCCTCTTAAACTAATGGCGTTTATGACCTCATCTTCATCAATAGGTCCTCTTCATCGTGTGGATTTTTCTACTTGGCATcttcaacaacagcaacaggagTGTTTAAGGTATTTTCTGCTCACCTGAAACAGAGTCTTGGCCTGGTACATGCTGCTTCATCTCTTCAACGACTGCCTCATTGTCATTTTCAGTGGATGAGAACTCGCCAGTGTCAGAATTGTCAAGTGCATTTCCtaccaaaaaggaaaaacatttcaacCCTTTGAGGTGTACAGTCAAAAATGTGTGATCATTCTGAAAAACATTTGTTGCCTCGTGGTTACTTGTATTAAGCTGCATCAGGGATTCCCAAAGAATCCCAACCCAACCTAGGGGTGCACAAGCTGTTGTAAAGAGGGTCCTTTGTAATTTGTTTGTTGTCTCATAATATCTAGCTGTTAGATTACAATACGGTATTCAAATTCTTCTTAATTAGATCACGTAATGTGGAAAAAATTAGACAAAAACTGTAGATGAAATATTTTCAACTGAGGATGTAGGCGATTTTACCAGAGCATCATGAGGAGATGATTTTggcaaaaaaaatgattcttGTCAAAAAAAAGACTTAGGCCATTAATTTAGAAAGGTGACGATATttaatctctgtctctctctgttatagatacacacacacacacacacactgaatttaATGACTCTAGATATTAACTAATCTAGACATTGATACATATGTTCTCCAAGCCTTTTATATATGAACACATATACATGCCTAAtcatacaaagaaaacaaagcaatGCTCCACTCCTTCCAGCCAGAACAGAAATCTGAGGTTGCACTAACTGAAGAGTGGAAAAGCGAAGCCTGGTCTGATGAGTCCGGATTTATGCTGAGCTACACAGATGGTCGGGCTCAGAATTTGGCATCAACAGTATGAATTCATGGACACAACCTGCTGTGTGTCACCAGTCCAGGCTGCTGGTACTGTAATGGTGTGGGGGAAGATTTTTTTAGGCACACTTTAAACCCCTTAATAAAAATCTGTCACTGTTTAAATTCCACAGGCCCTGTGAGTATAGTTACTGACCATTtgcttctccttttcttctgaAGGCAGCTTCAACACTTCACTTAGTCAtctcaaagtgctgctcataaagaagagttaaaaccacaaccttcccacaaacttaaaagaaacaacaatgtgataattatcatgataataTCAATATAGACTCATATGAAAACGTTAAAGCGGCTATATGGTTCAACCCTACTTCATTGGCCTGCTGCCCATTGTTGATTGCTTGGCATTCAATAGAAAACTATTTGGATGTTGTAGATGAGGAGATTCACATCAAGTCTGCATGAGTGATGTGATGAGGTCATGACGACATGGAGCAGAATCTGAAGGGAATATTTCACACATCTTGCTGAATCCATGCTGCAATGTTCTGAGCGCCACCCAGTGTTAGCTCGGTGTAACTGAAGTGCTGTGTATTTAAGAGCATAACAGCTCTACTGTAAGTGAGTACATTTAAATACTGTTCTTAAGTACCGTTTTGAGATACTTGTAGATGACTTCCATTTTTTAATACTTCTTTGCAGAGTGAAATGTTGCATTTCTTTACTCCAATACATTCATTTGATAACTTCTAGGGTGGATTAagttcattaattaattaattatcatCATAAAATATCAGAGATACTTTGAACTAAATAGTTTCTTAAACATCTCAACCTCTAATCTAACGTTTACCAATGAGTCTTTGAAGAAGTCAAAGATTGTAATGTGTAATTTCGATTATGAATTGTTAAAATTCGTTTAGATTTAACTggcattaataattattatttggcTCAAAGGGTGTCCCAGGCAAACTggaaaaatcatttttcaggAAGCAGCATCTTCTAACTATTTTGTTACACAATACTAGACTAGGGCAAAGGCCTGATGTTGAGTGCAGCCCCTTGGTTCAGACTTGGGTCAGTTGTAAGGTTAAATATTTAACTGGAGCagatcatttttcatttgaccAGAGAGCTGTGAACCAGTGTGAACATCTTCCTGTGTTTTCAGATCGGATCTTAAAAGACCATCATGCTGGGACGATGTGTGACCACAATGCAGCAGCTGGTGGGAATGAAGTTAAAACCATGCTTCAATCTACACTGGAAACTGACAGGCTTGCATCGTGCAGTGGGTAAGATCTTTGCTTGTTCTTTGAGAGCTTGTTTCTCAGTTAAACTGTAAATTCAACTTTGACCCAGAGTGAATCTAACTCTGCTTCGAGTTTACTGCCTGAAGCTCTGATTGTGACATGCAGAGTGTTATCACCTGTATTTCACAAATAGATGTACTTTAATTGATGGCTTAAAAATGGCAGCACTTGTCTATAGATGATATACTATAGTATTCCTGAACCTGCCGATGATGATTAATGCACCTCTGTCATACCCTCACAGGGGTCAGGAGATATTTTCAGTAAAATAACATGTCGTGGACATTTTATACATATAACAGTGAGCGGCAGGGCTCCCCATGCATAAGCCTGGTTATACAATTGTGCTTTGACTCAAAACGACAAGGAAACTCAATTATTACAAcaactgcagttttttttagaCCTCAATCTACACCAACAACATGTTGAgagtagaaaaagaaaagatttcatgaaatatgtatataaataatagGGTGATTGAAGAATATGTCTATCACTGAGTGGCAGGAATTGTTAATGGTTGATTTGATTCTCAGCTTCTCCATGTCAACGTGTACTCAAGCTTAACAATGAAAGTCAAAAGTCAATCTACTGATTAGCAAGTGGGTTATTTTTCCCTCCAGCTCAGGACAACAGCCTCTGCCAAATGAATGCACCTATCTCCCCTCTTTTCtaattcatttttctgtgtcttttacTTGCAGGTGCAGTCCGGTGGAGGAGCAGCTGTAGACCAGCCCCTCTGTTGACAGCTGATCCTGTTCGGGCTCTCATAGACGAACAGATCAGCATTAAAGGACACTTCCTGCCCCCGAGCAGTCCAGTTACAGTTTGTGCACAAATGCACAGTGAGGATGGTGACCTGTGGGAGGCCTGCGCCCATTATAATACAAATGCAGATGGCACTGTGAACTGTGAGTCACACTGAGTATCGACTCATTACCCTACATATCACTGTATCACCTCACTGAATGTATATAAAGCTTTTGTGACTGTTTAACACATCATCATACAATTTGGTCCAAATACATTTTGGAAAACACCACAAATGTTAGATTTAACCTGAATTTTCTTAAATTATATGTGGTTAGTTGAGTCTTATATTCTTAACTCTTCTTTTAGTAAATATACAGAGTTAATAGACACAACTAGACTTCTAATCGTTTATTgatcctctcccttctctctttcttcctctaaTAGTGAGCAGGGATCATTCTATTGGGGGATCATATATGGGCTGTGAGCCAATGGGACTCTTCTGGGGACTGCAGCCGGCTCCTGGAGCACGAGAAGGTTTGAGGCAAGTGATAAAAATAAGAGCCTGAGAGACCCAGAAAATAAAGTAATAGGTATCAAACCCAACTTTAACATGCACCCTACTGTGCGTTTTAAAGTTTCCTTACACCTCCTGGTGGTATAATatcacaaactgttttttcATTGCTAAACCCAGCTACAGCCACTGACTTACAGAAATAACTATGTCTCTGTAGTCACCATTTATATTAgactttttattaaattgaatcCAATCAATATTCTTGTTCATATAGACAACAAGCAGGTGAATTGTTACCAAATTCACCTGCTTGTTGTCTATATGAATCGTTTTGGGTCGATGAGAGTTTCAAGTCTAAGTGGTGCTCTTTCCACAGATTGCGGAAAAAATATGTGGACACTCCATACGTGGTGCACATTTCTGTACTGGACGGGCATGTGTCACCCAGTGAGGCACAGGGTGCTGAGCTGGCAGCTGTAACTGCTGAGCGCTGGTACATGGCACCAGGCGTAAGGAGAATAGAGATTCGTCAAAACACGCTTGTAGGGACGTTATTCTTACCCCCTGGTGAGTATATTTGACGCATACTCTATGAAGCACTGTATAAGATAGACATGGAAAGCTGTTGGAAGGCAACTGTCTCCTGAACAGCGTCTGCTCTACTGATCTCTTGCAGGTCCAGGTCCCTTTCCTGCCATGTTGGACCTTTGGGGAATGGGTGGAGGACTGGTGGAGTACCGCTCTGCTCTGTTTGCATCCAGAGGCTACGCCAGCTTCTCTCTTGCCTACATAGAGCACAAAGACTTACCTGGCCCAAAGAACTGCCTCAATGTTGATGATTCATATTTCAAGGTAGGATAAGATGCGGGCTTAAATTTTGCCTTGTATCTTCTTTTCTCACTCAAtaatttcactttaaaaaagATTTACGGTGTAAGGATTTGCTCCTCTAAAGGACTTTAAATGCTTTTGTGGAATTTATGAATTTCTTTGTGACATTATTTGCCATGTATGCCTTTGCCTGATTCTCTTCCTGCCCCGccctgaatgtgtttgtgtgtctaactATACCTGTTTATGTATTTAGTCTTTGTCAGTTTCCCTTGCTGGTTTGTTTcgctggtgtttgtgttggttctTGTTTGGCTCCTGCCTTGTTCTCCAATGTCTCATCTTCTTGGTTTGGTTCAATTGTCCCATATTcaagatgttgtgttttttttttggctccCCTGCTTTTCTGTTTGCCTATTAAATTCACTGTCATTTATATCAGGCTAGTCCTATTAGATTCAGTCGTGTTAAATTAATGAACTCATTATACTGCATATAGCTCCCAGCCTGATGGTGACTAGGAATTTATCACGTGCGGACTGCATCCTCATCAGCGTGCCATTGGCCGACGGCCTGGAGGACAACTGTTACCTCTCTGGTCTGTGACCTCCAGACTGAAGTCAGCTGTCACTAGCTCCTCCTTCCCTGTCAGCCTGACCTTCGGTTCATCCGGAGAAACCCACCCTCGCTGGCCTCACACCCTGTATCCTTTATAGTCGACCCCCCGGCTGTCCTCTAGAGAGGTCACACCTTCATCCCAGGCTTTGCCGGCACCCTCCAGCTCTGCCTCCTGTGGGGACTCACCTTTGCCAGCTTCCTGTCTCTAGCATCCTGCTGAGCCTCCAAGACAATTTCTAGAACAGCTCCACCTGTCTGCCCAGCCTCTGAGTCTTCTTCCCGAGAGTGTCCTGCCCTCTGTCCGGCTGCCTATGGTTACATGGTCAATTTAAATTGATattggacatttttttattcacgTTTTACTATGATTTGCGCTGTGCATCTTTGCTTGATTTATTTACTTCCTTGATTTGCTTACTTCTGTTGTCTTCCCCTTTTGTTTCACCTGTGCCCAATCATCCCTTCCTTGTATATTTAGTCTCTCATCTCCCTTGTTGGTTCATTTGTTGGGTTCCCTTGTGTTTCCTTCTAttcctgtttttttcctgtttatcaCCTGCCTTAATTTGATGACCATGTTATTTACTCAAAATATCCCATCGTTGTGTTTGAACAGTCGGCCTTCCACCTGCTGCGAGATCATCCTCAGGTCTGTGCCGACAGAGTTGGGATGATCGGTCTGTCGTATGGAGTCTACCTGACTCTTCGAAATGCCACTCAGCCAGGTGTCAAAGTACGTCAGTGTCGGTCAGTAACATAGAACAGGTAAACATGTTTAGCTCTATAACgttttatttctcctctccaGCCCTCCTGTTTGATTTGTATCAATGGACCAGTGGGAAGTACCATCAAGCTCTCAGATGCAGACGGCAGGACTGAAAACATTGAAAGgtaaattgtattttctgaTAGGGTTCACCTCTCTAAAGCACTGGGTTGTAGGATTACATATCAATATTTTCAATGTTGATGGAATTGTCTTAACCGTTGATGACCTTgattaaagtttttttcttccttttaacTCATGGTTTCAGTAACAATAAATACTGGGAGTATGATGACCAAGGCCTTGTCACTTTCAAAGAAATCTCCTCGCTTGCTAATCTTGACCCTGAGAGCAAAGTGAAGGTGATGTGAAAGACACGGCCACCTGCAAACACTAAAACACATTCTCATATATGCACTAACAGTATCTACACTTTGTGCTTTACATGaattttcctgttgtgtttttgcagatCGAGAACATCACTTGCCCATTAATGTACATAGAGGGAGAAGATGACCAGAACGCATCAAGCACAGACAACGCAAACCTGGTAGATTTGTCTCTTTTCGCTCACTAAAGTAAATTGAGTGACCTTCGTCTGCATTGTTTTTAAAACCATGATTGGTTCATCATCAG
This genomic interval carries:
- the LOC133964668 gene encoding bile acid-CoA:amino acid N-acyltransferase-like, which codes for MLGRCVTTMQQLVGMKLKPCFNLHWKLTGLHRAVGAVRWRSSCRPAPLLTADPVRALIDEQISIKGHFLPPSSPVTVCAQMHSEDGDLWEACAHYNTNADGTVNLSRDHSIGGSYMGCEPMGLFWGLQPAPGAREGLRLRKKYVDTPYVVHISVLDGHVSPSEAQGAELAAVTAERWYMAPGVRRIEIRQNTLVGTLFLPPGPGPFPAMLDLWGMGGGLVEYRSALFASRGYASFSLAYIEHKDLPGPKNCLNVDDSYFKSAFHLLRDHPQVCADRVGMIGLSYGVYLTLRNATQPGVKPSCLICINGPVGSTIKLSDADGRTENIESNNKYWEYDDQGLVTFKEISSLANLDPESKVKIENITCPLMYIEGEDDQNASSTDNANLIEETLKAADKSHLFTRLSYPGAGHLIEPPYSPNSRISLWRVKPEKVFTLWGGHLAPHAAAQEDSWKKMLDFMENHLRR